One window of Nicotiana tomentosiformis chromosome 11, ASM39032v3, whole genome shotgun sequence genomic DNA carries:
- the LOC138902025 gene encoding uncharacterized protein: MAECKACVLGLRLAFDMNIQELLVIVDPDLLVHQVLGEWATKNTKILLYLHCVQELIKRFTKIEFKHVPRIHNEFFYALATLSSMIQHLDKNFIDPIPIGIHKQPAYCAHVEEEIDENPWFHDIKEYLEKGEYPKHAMHTQKRTLRRLANHFFQRRRILYRRTPDLGLL, translated from the coding sequence atggcagaatgcAAGGCCTGCGTCTTAGGACTCAGGTTAGCCTTCGACATGAACATTCAGGAGCTGCTGGTAATTGTAGATCCAGATCTATTAGTAcaccaggttctaggagaatgggctactaaGAATACCAAAATACTTCTATACTTACAttgtgtacaagagctgatcaagaggttcacgaagatagaattcaaacatgttccaaggattcatAATGAGTTTTTCTATGCGTTAGCcactttgtcttccatgatacaacacctagacaagaatttcattgatcctatcccaataggaattcataagcagccagcttattgtgcacatgttgaagaagagattgacgaaaatccgtggttccacgacatcaaggaatatttggAAAAAGGAGAATATCCAAAACATGCTATGCATACTCAGAAGCgcacgcttcgaagattggccaaccacTTCTTTCAAAGAAGAagaattctgtatagaagaacTCCCGACCTGGGATTACTGTGA
- the LOC138902024 gene encoding uncharacterized protein: protein MDCSVIIEEEKEEDLTIQTMEEGVILKNWTVAPSRPRRVPGIIITYPDEPTDVTFKETRISIHLSPTEKEKYIRFLKEYEDIFAWSHDDMTGLSTSIVAHKLPINSMCSPVKQKLRKFKWDMSLKIKEEVTKKIKATVLRLVEYPTWLANIVPAPKKDRKVRVCVDYQDLNRASPKDDFSLPNIHILIENYTKHELQSFVDSFAEYHQIWMDEEDA from the exons ATGGACTGTAGTGTAATTATTGAGGAGGAGAAGGAGGAAGATCTTACCATTCAGACAATGGAAGAGGGAgttattctcaagaactggactgttgCACCATCCCGGCCTCGCCGAGTTCCtggcataattattacatatcctgacgAACCTACagatgtgacat tcaaggaaactcgcataagcatccATCTATCACCAACAGAAAAGGAAAAGTATATCAGGTTTCTAAAGGAGTATGAGGACATCTTCGCATGGTCCCACGACGATATGACTggtttaagcacatccatagtagctcacaagctacccatcAATTCCATGTGTtcaccggtaaagcagaagctcagaaagttcaagtgggatatgagtttgaagataaaagaggaggtcaccaagaaaatcaaagccaCGGTTCTCCGACTGGTTgaatacccgacctggttagccaaTATTGTGCCAGCTCCAAAGAAAGAtaggaaagttagagtatgtgtcgattaccaagatctgaatagagcgagtcctaaggatgatttctcgctgcccaacatacacatactgattgaaaactacaccaagcatgaactccaatcctttgtcgACTCTTTCGCAGAATACCATCAaatttggatggatgaagaggacgCCTAA
- the LOC104105368 gene encoding protein CNGC15b codes for MAYGNSRSVRFQDDLESTKFATINGDNLIKVKYKIDGSQLPELANRKNEKEDIRTGKSLKAKVLSRVFSEDYERVKKKILDPRGPTIRRWNKIFLVACLVALFVDPLFFYLPVVQDKVCIDIGTNLEVVLTVIRSIADVFYMIQIYVRFRTAYVAPSSRVFGRGELVIDSSKIGHRYFKKGFWIDIIAALPLPQVLIWAIIPNLSGSTMANTKNVLRFIIIFQYLPRLYLIFPLSSQIVKTTGVVTETAWAGAAYNLMLYMLASHVGGACWYLLSIERQEACWRHTCSFEERSCDFGYFDCRRVKDPQRNAWFQSSNITKQCNPNTSDYPFGIYSDSVTANVTTAPFFNKYFYCLWWGLKNLSSLGQNLATSTYVGEIGFAIIIATLGLVLFALLIGNMQTYLQSTTVRLEEWRIRRTDTEQWMHHRQLPQELRQSVRKYDQYKWVATRGVDEEALLKGLPLDLRRDIKRHLCYDLVRRVPLFDQMDERMLDAICERLKPALCTQGTCLVREGDPVNEMLFIIRGNLDSHTTNGGRTGFFNSCRIGPGDFCGEELLTWALDPRPGVILPSSTRTVKAVSEVESFALVAEDLKFVASQFRRLHSKQLRHKFRFYSHQWRTWAACFVQAAWRRYKKRKSAAELRALENIMNETESVSGQLDKNASAPGSGFSVYAAKLAASRRGHHKRSSSDSTAVSSLQKPAEPDFSVEEE; via the exons ATGGCTTATGGTAATTCCAGATCCGTAAG ATTTCAAGATGATCTTGAATCAACAAAGTTTGCAACAATAAATGGAGATAATTTGATTAAAGTGAAGTACAAGATTGATGGATCGCAATTACCAGAGCTGGCTAATAGAAAGAATGAAAAAGAGGATATAAGGACCGGAAAATCCCTGAAGGCTAAAGTATTATCGCGGGTATTCTCAGAAGACTATGAAAGAGTGAAGAAAAAGATACTGGATCCTCGTGGACCAACAATTCGTAGATGGAACAAGATTTTCTTGGTAGCTTGTTTAGTCGCTTTATTCGTGGACCCTCTATTCTTTTACTTGCCAGTGGTCCAAGATAAAGTCTGCATTGATATAGGAACTAATCTGGAAGTTGTCCTTACAGTTATTAGATCAATAGCTGATGTCTTTTATATGATTCAGATATATGTTCGGTTTAGAACTGCTTATGTTGCTCCATCTTCTCGAGTATTTGGGAGAGGAGAGCTTGTTATAGATTCTTCAAAAATAGGTCACAGATACTTTAAAAAAGGTTTCTGGATCGATATCATTGCTGCCCTGCCTTTACCACAG GTATTAATATGGGCCATTATCCCTAATTTAAGTGGCTCAACAATGGCCAACACGAAGAATGTCCTTAGATTCATTATCATTTTTCAGTACCTTCCCAGACTTTATCTCATATTTCCACTGTCGTCACAAATAGTAAAAACTACCGGTGTTGTTACTGAAACAGCATGGGCAGGAGCTGCTTACAACTTGATGCTTTACATGTTAGCCAGCCAT GTAGGAGGAGCTTGTTGGTACCTTCTATCGATTGAGAGGCAAGAAGCTTGCTGGAGACACACCTGCAGTTTTGAGGAGCGATCTTGTGATTTTGGATATTTTGACTGCCGGAGGGTTAAGGATCCACAAAGAAATGCATGGTTCCAGTCCAGCAATATTACAAAGCAATGTAATCCTAATACTAGTGATTATCCTTTTGGTATTTACAGTGATTCAGTGACAGCTAATGTGACAACTGCTCCATTTTTCAACAAATACTTCTACTGCCTGTGGTGGGGCTTAAAGAATCTAAG TTCTCTAGGGCAAAATCTTGCAACAAGCACTTACGTTGGAGAAATAGGTTTTGCCATCATAATTGCGACCCTCGGCCTAGTTCTGTTTGCATTGCTGATTGGAAATATGCAA ACTTATCTCCAATCAACAACTGTAAGATTAGAGGAATGGAGAATCAGGAGAACTGATACAGAACAATGGATGCATCATAGGCAGTTACCTCAAGAACTAAGACAGTCTGTACGGAAGTATGATCAATACAAATGGGTGGCTACAAGAGGAGTGGACGAGGAAGCTCTTCTCAAAGGACTTCCTTTAGATCTCCGTAGAGATATCAAGCGCCACTTGTGCTATGATTTAGTTCGAAGG GTGCCTCTGTTTGATCAAATGGATGAAAGGATGCTGGACGCAATATGTGAGAGGCTAAAACCTGCTTTATGCACACAAGGCACTTGTCTTGTGCGCGAGGGTGATCCTGTCAACGAAATGCTCTTCATAATTCGAGGGAATCTTGATTCTCACACAACCAATGGTGGTCGTACTGGTTTCTTCAATTCTTGTCGTATTGGTCCAGGTGACTTCTGTGGTGAGGAACTGCTGACATGGGCACTCGATCCACGTCCAGGTGTGATTCTCCCATCATCCACTAGGACAGTAAAAGCAGTTTCTGAAGTAGAGTCATTCGCGCTTGTAGCGGAGGACTTAAAGTTTGTTGCATCACAGTTCCGGAGGCTACATAGCAAACAATTAAGGCACAAATTCAGGTTCTACTCACACCAATGGCGTACTTGGGCTGCATGCTTCGTTCAAGCAGCATGGCGTAGATATAAAAAGCGAAAGAGTGCAGCCGAGCTTAGAGCTCTAGAGAACATAATGAATGAAACAGAATCAGTGAGTGGACAGTTGGATAAAAATGCATCAGCACCAGGATCAGGCTTTTCAGTCTATGCAGCAAAATTGGCAGCAAGTAGAAGGGGTCACCACAAGCGCTCTAGTTCGGATTCCACTGCAGTTAGCTCATTGCAGAAACCTGCAGAACCTGATTTCTCAGTTGAAGAAGAGTGA